Proteins from a genomic interval of Papaver somniferum cultivar HN1 chromosome 4, ASM357369v1, whole genome shotgun sequence:
- the LOC113273911 gene encoding uncharacterized protein LOC113273911 — protein sequence MRNIIKPFSTSSSPSYVQNHISWSLVQTIIGIGSLIVLAPLFFCVSTNQCIYHQKMALLHHDQVHDYNGDKQSKVTSSPPLSSILRPFNGASSDHYYYPLNLIKKNQQTGDYYDEKLKKIESELGSVRVFLKEIAAVSVHLNSSTTHEDIISSDGPDYYIPNGQIYGCTYPTHIRQPYPTVF from the exons ATGAGGAATATCATCAAACCTTTTTCTACTTCTTCATCACCATCTTATGTTCAAAATCATATATCTTGGTCGTTGGTTCAAACAATTATTGGAATTGGATCTCTAATTGTTTTAGCTCCTCTGTTCTTTTGTGTGTCAACTAATCAATGCATATATCATCAAAAGATGGCTCTTCTCCATCATGATCAAGTCCAT GATTATAATGGTGATAAGCAATCAAAAGTGACGTCATCACCACCATTATCATCaatacttagacctttcaatggAGCTTCTAGTGATCATTACTATTATCCATTAAACTTAATAAAGAAGAACCAACAAACGGGAGATTATTATGATGAGAAACTAAAGAAGATAGAATCGGAACTTGGTAGCGTCAGAGTTTTCTTAAAAGAAATTGCTGCTGTTTCTGTTCATCTGAACTCATCTACAACACATGAAGATATTATTTCCAGTGACGGTCCAGATTATTACATCCCAAATGGTCAAATTTACgggtgcacatatcctacccaTATCCGTCAACCCTACCCgacagttttttaa